A genomic segment from Mycosarcoma maydis chromosome 13, whole genome shotgun sequence encodes:
- a CDS encoding mitochondrial 54S ribosomal protein bL27m (related to MRP7 - mitochondrial ribosomal protein, large subunit) → MLTGVTSLLRRTAIAAAARAPTSHAPASLAIASASIAPMTGIIPAFAFGGSIQTRNSTKRGGGSTKNNRNSPGKRLGYKKQTGQYVYPGQIIFRQRGTSWHPGPNAAIGKDHTIFATAPGYVHFFYVDAPSTTASPVQAAATLSSGVKLPIKPIVASHFHSKELTATPHPASKKQRRRYIAVSPNPETTFPLPAGTPRQRRFGKIDLNSLQHQIDQLKIHQQDVQVLGSASGSVSA, encoded by the coding sequence ATGCTCACCGGCGTTACGTCATTGCTTAGGCGCACAGccatcgcagcagcagctcgagctccCACATCGCATGCACCTGCttcgctcgccatcgcttCTGCCAGCATTGCCCCAATGACCGGCATCATTCCCGCCTTTGCTTTTGGAGGATCGATCCAGACACGTAACTCGACCAAGCGCGGTGGTGGCTCCACCAAAAACAACCGCAATTCTCCCGGTAAACGCCTCGGTTATAAGAAGCAGACCGGCCAATACGTCTATCCCGGTCAGATCATCTTCAGGCAGCGTGGCACTTCGTGGCATCCAGGCCCGAACGCTGCAATCGGCAAGGATCACACGATCTTTGCCACAGCTCCAGGCTACGTTCATTTCTTCTACGTCGATGCACCCTCGACAACGGCATCCCCCgtccaagcagcagctacTTTGTCTTCTGGCGTCAAGCTTCCCATCAAGCCGATTGTTGCTTCTCATTTCCATTCCAAGGAACTCACGGCTACTCCTCACCCAGCCTCCAAAAAGCAGCGTCGCAGATACATTGCGGTCTCTCCCAATCCTGAAACCACTTTCCCACTGCCTGCCGGCACCCCACGCCAGAGGAGGTTCGGAAAGATCGACCTCAACTCGCTTCAACACCAAATCGACCAGCTCAAAATTCATCAACAAGACGTCCAAGTCCTCGGCTCGGCATCTGGATCTGTTTCTGCTTAG
- a CDS encoding putative TIM23 complex essential channel-forming subunit has protein sequence MVWPFSASKSADASSSSSSAQPAFEAVAPAPVDSTRNSNSTPESPTDYLRSHAFQQPSSASPSTSASGADYVPNAASLLGDTSLDLGSLSPLAGLGKDDLEYLDLTDGAPSSMEGARTAVPSRGWSDDLCYGTGTTYLSGLAIGGLLGAREGLFRPLGIDNPTFRLRLNAVLNQVTRRGSFFGNSAGVIALIYNLVDASIDGVRGKHDIYGAVAAGGVSGALFKCTAGVRLMAVASTIMMGAAATWTLAKQSLL, from the coding sequence ATGGTCTGGCCTTTCTCTGCCAGCAAATCCGCAGATGCgtcctcctcatcatcgtcagcgCAGCCCGCCTTTGAGGCCGTTGCGCCTGCACCAGTCGACTCCACGCGCAACTCGAATTCTACGCCGGAAAGCCCCACCGACTATCTTCGCAGCCATGCTTTCCAGCAACCTTCTTCggcatcaccatccacaTCCGCCTCTGGCGCTGATTACGTTCCTAATGCAGCttcgctgctcggcgatACGTCACTCGACCTTGGCTCGCTTTCGCCGCTCGCCGGTTTGGGTAAAGATGACCTCGAATACCTCGACCTGACCGATGGTGCGCCGTCGAGCATGGAAGGAGCACGAACCGCGGTCCCCTCGCGAGGCTGGTCAGATGACCTCTGCTACGGCACTGGCACTACTTATCTCTCTGGTCTGGCCATCGGCGGTCTTTTGGGAGCTCGCGAGGGCCTGTTTCGTCCTCTTGGCATTGACAATCCCACTTTCCGTCTGCGACTCAACGCGGTCCTCAACCAGGTCACCCGACGAGGCTCGTTCTTTGGCAACTCGGCTGGTGTTATCGCTCTCATCTACAACCTCGTGGATGCGTCCATCGACGGCGTCCGTGGCAAGCACGACATCTACGgtgctgtggctgctggtggtgtCTCTGGCGCTCTTTTCAAATGCACTGCCGGTGTGCGCCTCATGGCTGTGGCAAGCACCATCATGATGGGTGCTGCCGCCACCTGGACCTTGGCCAAGCAATCTCTTCTCTAA